In Luteimonas galliterrae, the sequence GCCGATCGACACGAACGCGCCCACCGAAGCCCCCGGATCGATCGTGGCCGAAGGATCGATGCTGGCGCTGGGATGGATGCCGGGCGCCGCGGCGCGGCGCGTTTCGAACAAGGAGGCGATCTTGACGAAGGCGGCGTAAGGATCGTCGGCGATCAGGGCCGTCACCGGGCTGCCGGCCGCATCGGCCTCGCGCAGGACCACGGCCGCGGCCGGTGTGCCGGCCAGCATCGGGCGGTAGCGCGGATTGGCCAGGAAGGCGAGTTTGCCCGCGCCGCCGCCGGCCAGCGTGGCCACGCCGTCGATGCGCGTCGCGCCGTCGCCCTGCAGGCGCAGCCCGAAACGTTCGGCCAGGTTGGCGACGGTATAGCTGTTCATCCGGCTATGTTGCCAGAGCCCGCCGGAGCAGGCACGTTTTCACGTGCCTGCGGGGCGGGAATCGGCACCACGAACGGCGCGAAAAACGCTTACAGGCCGCCCGAGAAGGTGAACTGCAGACGTTCGGTTTCGTCGGCCGGGAAGCCGGTGATCGGATCGGCGGGCTTGTCGCGCAGCGGGAACGCGTAGCTGATCGAGATCGGGCCCATCGGCGAGCGCCACAACAGCGCGATGCCCGTCGATGCGCGCAACTCGCTGGCGTCGAAACTGTCGACGTCGCGGTACACGTTGCCGAAGTCGAGGAACGCGGAGATGCGCGCCGCGTTGCTGTCGAACAGCTTCGGGAAATACAGCTCGAGCGAGCCGACGGTCTTCACCGAACCGCCGATCGGCTGCGGAAAGCCCGTGCCGAAGAAGCTGCGCGCGCGCGGGCCCAAGGTGTTGTCGGTATAGCCGCGCACGCGGCCTTGCGAGCTCACGCCGCCTGCGTAGAAGTTCTCGAAGAACGGCAGGCCGGTGGCCGTGACCACGCGCCCGCCGGGCAGGGTACGGGTGAAGTCGTCGCCGTAGCTGTCGCCGTAGCCCAGGTCCAGGCGGGTATTGAGGATCAGCGATTGGCTGATCGGCCAGAACTTGGAGAAGTCGTACTCGATCTTGTAGTACTCGACCGTCGAACCCGGCAGCGTGGCTTCCAGCACGATCCGCTGCGATGTGCCCGAGCTGGGGAAGATCGCGTTGTTGCGCGTGTCGCGGGCGAATCCGATCTGCGCGCGCCAGGCGTGGAAGGTGCTATGGCCGACCGCGTCCACGTAGTCGATGATTTCCTGCGGCGTGCTGCCGAAGACCCTGTCCACCAGGATTTCGTTGCTGTCGATGCCCAGCAGCCCGGACACCGAATCGTATTCTGTGATCGGCAGGCTGACGATCGCCTGAGCGGCGCCGCTCTTGGACGAATACTGCGCGACGTTGAAGTCGGAGTAGTCGAATTCGCGCCACCACAGGTTGTAGCCCAGCGCCATGCCGTTGTCGCTGAAGTACGGGTTCATGAACGAGAAGTCGTAGCGGTCCTGGTAGGAGCTGCGCTGCGCGGCCACCGACACCCGGTTGCCGTTGCCCAGGAAGTTGCTTTCGGTCAATTGGATCGAGGTGGTGATGCCGCTCAACTGCGAATAGCCCACGCCGAACAGGAAACTGCCCGAGGTGGTTTCCTTGACGTTGACGACCACGTCGACCTGGTCGCTGCTGCCAGGCACTTCGGGCGTCTCGATGTCCACGGTCTCGAAGTAGCCGAGCTGCTGCAGGCGGATCTTGGAGCGGTCGATCGCGGCCTGCGAATACCAGGCGCCTTCGAACTGGCGCATCTGCCGGCGCAGCACTTCGTCGGCGGTGCGGGTGTTGCCCTTGAACACGATGCGGCGCACGTTGACGCGCGGGCCGGGCACGATCTGCATGTCGATGCCGACGGTGCGGTTCTCACGGTTCACGTCCGGCACCGGATTGACCTGCGCGAACGCGTAGCCGATGTTGCCGAGCACCGAGGTGATGGAATCGGTAGTGGCCTGCAGCACGCGCCGCGAGAAGATCTGGCCGGGCTTGACGTACACCATCTTGTCGATCTGCTCGCGCGGCAGCACGGTGTCGCCGCTGACCTTCACGTCGGAAATCTTGTACTGCTCGCCTTCGGTGATGCCGGCGGTGACGAACATGTCGCGCTTGTCCGGGCTGATCGACACCTGCGCCGAATCGCGGCTGAAATCGACGTAGCCGCGGTCCAGGTACCACTGGTCGAGCTTCTCGAAATCGCCGTCGAGCTTTTCGCGCGAATACTGGTCGTCGCGCTTGTACCAGCTCAGCCAGTTGTGCTCGCGCGATTCCCAGCTCTCGCGGATGTCCTCTTCGGGGAACAGCTCGTTGCCGATCAGGTTGATGTGGCGGATCTTGGCGGCCTTGCCTTCCTTGATCGCCACGGTCACGTCGACGCGGTTGCGGTCGAGCTTGCTGACCGTGGGGGTGACTTCGACGTTGTACTTGCCGCGGTTGTTGTACTGCCGCACCAGCTCCTTGGTGACGCCGTCCAGGTCCATGCGGTCGAAGGTTTCGCCTTCGGCCAGGCCGATGTCCTTCAGGCCCTTCATCAGGTCTTCGGTCTTGATGTCCTTGTTGCCGGTGAAGGTCAACTTGTTGATCGCCGGGCGCTCGACCACGGTCACCACCAGGATGCCGTCCTGGCGGCCGAGGCTGACGTCTTCGAAGAAGCCGGTCTTGTACAGGGCGCGGATCGCCGCGGCGCTGCGCGCCTGGTCGATGGTGTCGCCGCGTTCGATCGGCAGGTAGGTGAACACGGTGCCGGCCGAAATGCGCTGCAGGCCGTCGATGCGGATGTCGGTGACGGTGAAGGCGTCTGCGCTCTGCGGGACCGGCGACGTTTGCGGCGTCGCGGAGAATTGCGCCCAGGCGGGCGCGGACAGCGCCGAGGCGAGGGCGAGGGCAAGCAGGCGGCGAGTGGGGCTTCGCGTCATCGTTACGTCCGTTGAGGGGATCGAAGGGCCGGATGGCCAGTGCGACGGCGGTTATTCGCTACGAAAACGCGGATAACGGCCATCAGCGCACCAGACCCAGAATGTCATTGTAGAACGCCAGTCCCATCAGGCTGGCCAGCAAGGCCAGGCCGACGTACTGGCCGGCGGCCATGGCGCGTTCGCTTAGCGGACTGCCCTTGACCAACTCTATAAGGTAATACAGCAGGTGCCCGCCGTCCAAA encodes:
- the bamA gene encoding outer membrane protein assembly factor BamA; this encodes MTRSPTRRLLALALASALSAPAWAQFSATPQTSPVPQSADAFTVTDIRIDGLQRISAGTVFTYLPIERGDTIDQARSAAAIRALYKTGFFEDVSLGRQDGILVVTVVERPAINKLTFTGNKDIKTEDLMKGLKDIGLAEGETFDRMDLDGVTKELVRQYNNRGKYNVEVTPTVSKLDRNRVDVTVAIKEGKAAKIRHINLIGNELFPEEDIRESWESREHNWLSWYKRDDQYSREKLDGDFEKLDQWYLDRGYVDFSRDSAQVSISPDKRDMFVTAGITEGEQYKISDVKVSGDTVLPREQIDKMVYVKPGQIFSRRVLQATTDSITSVLGNIGYAFAQVNPVPDVNRENRTVGIDMQIVPGPRVNVRRIVFKGNTRTADEVLRRQMRQFEGAWYSQAAIDRSKIRLQQLGYFETVDIETPEVPGSSDQVDVVVNVKETTSGSFLFGVGYSQLSGITTSIQLTESNFLGNGNRVSVAAQRSSYQDRYDFSFMNPYFSDNGMALGYNLWWREFDYSDFNVAQYSSKSGAAQAIVSLPITEYDSVSGLLGIDSNEILVDRVFGSTPQEIIDYVDAVGHSTFHAWRAQIGFARDTRNNAIFPSSGTSQRIVLEATLPGSTVEYYKIEYDFSKFWPISQSLILNTRLDLGYGDSYGDDFTRTLPGGRVVTATGLPFFENFYAGGVSSQGRVRGYTDNTLGPRARSFFGTGFPQPIGGSVKTVGSLELYFPKLFDSNAARISAFLDFGNVYRDVDSFDASELRASTGIALLWRSPMGPISISYAFPLRDKPADPITGFPADETERLQFTFSGGL